From the Manis pentadactyla isolate mManPen7 chromosome 7, mManPen7.hap1, whole genome shotgun sequence genome, one window contains:
- the EIF4EBP1 gene encoding eukaryotic translation initiation factor 4E-binding protein 1: MSEGRSCSQTPSRAIPATRRVVLGDGVQLPPGDYSTTPGGTLFSTTPGGTRIIYDRKFLMECRNSPVTKTPPRDLPTIPGVTSPATDEPPMEASQNHQHSSPEDKPAGGEESQFEMDI, encoded by the exons ATGTCCGAGGGCAGGAGCTGCAGCCAGACCCCAAGCCGGGCCATCCCCGCCACTCGCCGGGTGGTCCTCGGCGACGGCGTGCAGCTGCCGCCCGGGGACTACAGCACCACCCCCGGCGGCACGCTCTTCAGCACCACGCCGGGAG GTACCAGGATCATCTACGACCGGAAATTCCTGATGGAGTGTCGGAACTCACCTGTGACCAAAACACCCCCACGGGACCTGCCCACCATTCCCGGGGTCACCAGCCCTGCCACTGATGAGCCCCCCATGGAAGCCAGCCAGAACCACCAGCACAGCAGCCCAGAAGATAAGCCGGCAGGGG GTGAAGAGTCCCAGTTTGAGATGGACATTTAA